CTTATGGTTCCGAAATAAAAGGAAAAGTAGATGAAAAATTTCACAAACAAGTTTCAGAACAAGTTGATAAAATTATCTCACTTTATGAAAAAGTAGAATTAAGAGAAGCACTAAGAGAAATTTTAAAACTCTCTGATATAGGTAACAAATACTTCCAATCTAAAGAACCTTGGAAATCAAAAGATAAAGATGTTTTATTTAATTGTATAAACTTAATTAAAATCTTAGGTTTAATCTCGCAACCTTACCTTCCAGAAACTTCAAAGAAAATACTTTCATTCTTGAATTGTAATGAAAAAGATTGGAGCAAAATAAAAGAATTTAATATTACAAAAATAAGTGAACCCAAGATATTATTTGAAAAAATAGATGATAAAAAATTAGAATCTTTAAAACAAATAACATCTAAAGTTACAGAATATAGAATAAAAACAAATAATCCAAAACCAACACAAAGAGGTGAATCTAAATTGGTAAAATATGAAGATTTTAAGAAAATAGACTTAAAAGTTGGAGAAATCCTAGAAGCAAAACCGCATCCAAATGCAGACAAATTAATGGTTTTAAAAATAGATTTAGGTGAAGAAAATCCAAGAACTATAGTTGCAGGAATAAAAAATTATTATAATCCAAAAGCAATTATTGGACAAAAGGTAATTGTAGTTGCAAACTTAGAACCTATTAAATTAAGAGGTATAGAGAGTAATGGGATGATATTAGCTTCCCTAGATAAAGAAAACTTAAGTCTCTTAACTACAGACAAGGAAGTTTCAAACGGCTCATCAGTTTCTTAAATCTATTTTTTTCTTTTGTTTAATTTATTCATTATTTTATCATACATTACTTTTAATTTAAGCCCCATTTTTCCTAAAAAAGATTTTCTTAAACCAATTGCTTTATACGGACAATTTTCATGACAACAGTAGCAGTGTATACATTTTTTATAATCCCACTCTGGATAAGGTTTTAATGTAATACATTTAACAGGACAAACTCGTGCGCAAGTTCCACATCGCGTACATTTTTCTTCAATAACATACGGATCGGCTATATCTCCTGCAAAAATAGTATGATAAATCGCAGTTAAAATTTTTCCCTTGTGAACCATAGGTTTCTTAAAATTTACAACTTTTTTCTTACCAATAATTTCATATTCAGGAATAAGATGATGACCTTTTGCTAATCTCAATAAAGGAATATTATCCAATTTAAAACCCATTGACTCTGAAGCAACGCAATCTAAGGCGGCACCATTTCTTGAAGCAATTATCATTCCTGCCTTTTTTGGAACTCCACCAGTACCAGGACCATCACCCTCTAATCCCATTACCCCATCCATAATATTTATTTGGGGTTGAATAATATTATATATATCTAAAAGTATCTGATGAAATCTTATGGAACTTCTACCTACAGAATGGTATTTTTGTTTCAAACCACCTGGAACAAAACCATAAAGGTTTTTCATTGCACCCGTATATTGTGCAAGCATATGCGTTTTAAGTTTTGGAATATTAATAATTAAATTATATTTATCAAATAGATTAGGTAATTCAATATCCATACTCTGATATTTCGCTTTATGTGTTAAGGGTGCAACTTTTTCTAATAATAACAATTCAGCACCATACTTTTTAGCAATATCTTCCATCCCGGTTTTCCCAAAAAGTAAATGTTTTTCTTGTGTAAAAAATCCCGTACTTTCGGCAATAGTAATTTTACACTTTTTTGTTTTAAGAAGTTTACAAACTGCTTCAACAATTGCAGGATGTGTTGTTATCGCTTGTTTAGGAGTTGCAGAAGTCAACAAATTAGGTTTGATTAAAACTTTAGAACCAAATTTAAACTCAAATTGAATATCTAATAGAGCTTTTCTAACTGCATTATCAACTTCTTTTTGATTATAAGATTCACATTCAACAATTGAAACTTTTTCCATTTTCACCCTCTTTTTTATAGTGGTCCCGCGGAGATTTAAACTCCGGACCTCTCGATTATCAGTCGAGTGCTCTATCAGGCTAAGCTACGGAACCCTACGCCTTCGGGAAGACTCGAACTTCCGACCACCTGATTAACAGTCAGGTGCTCTACCTACTGAGCTACGAAGGCATCTAGACTTAAAACACTCCGAAAACCTTTAAAAGCTTTTCTATGAAAATATGCCCCCATCAAGTTATAAACCTTACTTAGATTAGTTTTATTAAGCTTAATTCCCTACTTGAACAAATGTCTTATTCAAAAATAACTCAAATTAATAGGGAAAATATATACCACTTATACAAAACTTACTTATCTTCATTTTTTAAAGACGACTTACAACAAAGAAAGAAAATAAGAAAGACTATAAAAACTACTATTTCTAAAACAAAAAAACCTGACCAATATATCCAGAATCTAATTCTTTTTTCAAGAAGCATAGACACCAGTTTAATAGAAAATAATTATCTACGATCACCCACAAAAAACAAGGAAGATTTCTTAAATTATATTTCAAACGGAATTCAAAACATTTCTTTATATTATCAAAACAATCAAAATTTGCTTAACAAAATAGTTTATTCTACTTCATTATTTAGCCTTGCATCAGGACACAGAGATGAAGACATTTTAAAAGCAGTATTCAAAAGAGTTATACCTTCAAGCTTAAGTTTAATTGAAAAAATTCATCTTTTTGAGCCTTATGTAAACTCAAACTTCTCAACAAAAGAAGGTTTAAAGTATCTTTTTTTACGTTTAACAAAACATTCTAACCCAAAACTTTTTATATTCCAAAAAAATTAAGTATTCTATGGAAATTCCAATAGTAGATATATCAAAAGCAATTAAAAAAATAAATAATTCCAACGAAGAAATTTCTAAAGCGTTGGTTAAATTCGTAAATGAATTAAGTTCAGCAAATCAAAATGAAAATTATAAAGATGCAGATAATTTAAAAGGTATTAAAACAATCTTAGAAACTGAAGTAAGCATAACCGAAAGAGCAATTGGAACCATCTTTCGTGCAAATGAATTATCTCGGGTTCAAAAAGAAGTAAAAAGGATTTTAACAATAACTTCAATTGAAAAAATAGGTTCTCAATTAAGAGCAATGCTAGATTATCTTAAAAATTCGGCCTTAAATAATATCGTTGAGTTTAGGGGTGCTTTTAATGAAACTTCACTAGCATATTTAAATTATCAACAATTTAAAGAAACCAACCAAAAACTTTTAAGTAATAAATTAATATACAACGAATTAGCAGGACTTTCAAAAACTTGTTTCACAAAATATGCTTTATTAATTATAGAATATTATAAAACAATCTATAAACTATTAGATTTAGGGATGTTAAGTAAGGAAGTAAAAGCTGAAAAAATTTCATTAAATAGTCTTAAAGAAATGATTGATACAACAATAAAATATATAGATCAATCAAACGCAGGAAGAAGACCATCAGCTTACACAACTGAAATAAATTATTTTGAAAAGCATTTCACAAAAGTCTATGAAAATTTAAACACTTTTAAAAAAATATTCAGAAACGGAGACATAATCTTACCATATAATTTATTAACAACTTAATATTAATCTAAAAAGTCTTCATTCTTTATCTTTTCAGGTAAATACTTCTCAGAAATGAAACTAATACCTCTTGAAGATAAAGCTTGAATTTCTGCTTTAGCCTTCAATTGCTTCATTATTGCAAACTGCTTCTGCCATAATTTGTTCTTCTCAAACCATTCATACTTAGCAATTTGATCTAATCTCTTTAAATCATTATCATTCATCTTGATGAGATGTTTCTGCAAACCATACTTAGTTATATCTTCTCCAGTTATACCTAGGAACCTTATATCAGATATAGCCTGACTCTCAGAAATATGTGCCAAACTAATTGAACCAAATTTCATAACAGAATAAATATAAAATCCCCATGGATCAAAATCTGTTAATACATAAATAGGAAGTTTAAATTCATCATGTAATCTTGAAAGTAACCTTCTAATACCTCTAGTAGTTTGTCCTTGCGAAGACATAATTATACATTTTTGTTTTTCCCAATATTTATCTTCATGCAATCTTTCCCATACTGCTGCCTTTTCCATATAAAGTATATATTTTGCTTCAACTTTTTTGAATTTTATATCTTCAACATTAGAAGGAATAGACCAACCACCAGAACCTAATCTACTCCAATCAATACTATCTCCTAAATCTTCGATTATAACTTTACCAGCTACAGAACCATTTTTATTAGCATTAATATGTAATTGTTCTCTTGAACAATCAGATAATAATTCTAAATCTTCTATAGTTGCATCAGTTTCAGTTTGATCGTCAACTAAATTAACATTAGTTCCTGGAATAGTTCTTTTAGCCATGTAGAAAACATCTCTAAGACTAGCATGTTTTTTCTTATCCAACAAATCATGCGCAATAGAAGCAACTTCAAAAGTTTGTAAAAACTTTTTAGCATGAGCAACATTTAAGAAAAATCTTTTCGCACTTTTGTCTCCTAATTGTAATTTTTGAGTTTTCTGATTATAATCAACATTAGATAAAGCTCTTATAGGTACATCTATATAAGGATTTTCTCCTTGTTTTATTTTCTGTACTACTTTCTTTCCTAAATTTTCAAGCTTTTCCCGTGCTTTGATTTCCACCATTTGGAGTCTCCATTTCTAACGAAGGTAAATTTTTCTTTAATAATTTTTGTAAATGATCAATTAGTTGTTGCTTTTGCTCGCCAGTTAATTCTGATAACGAACCTGCTAATTCTGGAATATATTTTTCAAATAAACCAATTTTAGCCTTATGTTCTTTTGCTCTAATATTTTTATGAATATAAATTCCTAATTTTCTTCCACACTCTTGTAATGCTAATTTTATTTCATCCATTATTTCAGGATAATGGGCAATTGCTTCTTTACTTTCAGATGTAAATGGTACCCAAACTGAACACATATGTACTACAACAACTACTGGGCCAATAGGAGTATTACTTCCGGACTGTTGTAAACCATAAGGTTTCCAATTTACCTCTCCAATCATTTTAGAGATAGCACAAGCTCCAGCTTGATATTGCAAAGGAACTTTATTTGCAAACCTGATAATTTGAACTTGGCCTTCTTTGTCTATCTGCCCACCATAAGCTAGTGCAGCTTCAATAACAAAAGGATTACCCCTATAAACAGAAGGTGACCTCGTAGTAGAACAATAAAAGTCAGCTGAAATCTCTTTTTTCAAACCTTTTTCTAATAATTCCTGACCAATTGGAACTATACAATCAGTTGGAGGAGCACTTATTTTTGTAGTTTTAATTGCGTTCATGATTGCTTCTGCTTGATCTCTTGTAATTACAGAAGGCTTCATTGAAGTATCTAATTTTGCTTTTTCACATATTTCCTTAGCAGAAACAGCACCAACTCTACAAAAATCTCCGGTCAAAAAACTTTGTAATGTTCTTGCAGAAGTATTATGCAACATTTTAATTAAAATTCCTAATTCAATACCATAAGGATGAGGTTTTATTTCAATAGGTTGCGCGGGTTTTTCATTAGTTGCTCTCGGATATCTTACTTGCTCTTTATCAGGATTAATATAATTAATTTCAACATGCGGGTTTGCAATTGCAGTTTGTTTTAAATATTCATCAATAGATCTTACACCTTTCTGATAAATACCTTCTAACTCAATTTCAACTCTTGTTCCATGAGGTTTATCATATTCAACTTCATACTCTTTTACTATCTTTGGCATATTTGTAGAAGTATCAATAAATAATTCATAATAATGTGCTGGTTTCTTTTCAGAAATTCTTGAAATTATTTTTGCAGGTTTTCCAGTAGTAAGTTGTCCATACAAAACAGTTGCAGATATACCTATACCTTGCTGTCCTCTTGATTGTGCAAGTTTATGAAATTTACTTCCATATAATAATCTTGCAAAAATATGGGGAATCTGTTCCTTGACAATTCCAGGACCATTGTCTTCAACTATAACTATAAATTTGTTTTCTCCGACTTGTTTAACAACAATACTCACACTTGGTAAAACACCCATTTCTTCAGCAGCGTCTAAAGCATTATCTACAGCCTCTTTAATAGCTGTTAAAAGAGCTTTTCTAGGATTATCAAAACCCAAAAGATGTCTATTTCTAGTAAAAAAATCAGAAACACTAATACTCTGTTGCTTCTTTGCTAACTCCTCTGCTTTTATTTTTATCTCAGCCATTTATCTTCCACCACTCAGAGAAAGAAAGATGTTTATAAATCTTGTGAAAATTAGAAAATAGTTTAAAAACTAAAGTTCTTTTCCTTGCTCTAATTTATGATTTACTTTTTCTAGATATTCATATACATGGGCGTGTGGTGCACCAGTAATTAAAGAAATTAAAGCTTCTCTTGTATACACAATTCTATCAAATCTTGCAATTATGGCAACAGTTTTTCCATAAACAGAAATATTAGTGTTTGAAAGCCTTTCTAAATTTTCTCTTGCCCCGCCATTTCTTCCTATTAATCTAGATTTTATTCTTGCAAAATCATTCTTAGTTTTAACATAATCTTTTAAATTAATAATATCAAAACAAAAATCTTCATTAAATAAAATTTCTGCAATCTCAGGATTAAAACCTCTACCAATTGCTTTTATTACATTTTCTAAAACTAATGATTTCACAGCATCATCAGAATCAAAATCAACATCTCCACTCTCAGAATCAACAGTTATTTTTATTTTCGTTCTTTTTTCTAATCTTTTCTTAATCTCTGCTTGTTTCCCAATAAGAACAGCTATTCTCTCTTTCGGGATTTTGACATTATACTCTATAAGCATTTTAGAACTCTTCTTCAACTTCTAACTCTTTAATAAATTCTTTCCTTTTAAGCCAAGCAATTTGTGTTGGTCTATACTTAAATATAATATCTCCTTTCTCATCTCCACCATATTCCCATGGCTCGACTAAAACAACATTTCCTTCTCTCACCCACAATTTTCTTTTTAATCTTCCCGGTATTCTGCATACTCTTGTTTTACCATCTAGGCATCTAACCCTTGTTCTTGAAGAACCAAGTCTACTCTCTAAGATACCTATAGTTTCGTTTCCTCTTGGAATTCTAACTCTACTAATCTCTTCCTGTGCTTGTTGCTCTTGTTCCTCTTGTTCCTTTTTCTTAGACATAAACCTATTTTCAGCACATGATTTTATAAAGCTTTGCTTAGAAATTACTCTTTTACTCTAAATAAGAATGTAGATCTATAACTTAACTTACCATTTCTATCTTTACCATGCAAAGTTCTAGAATTTTTAACCTCGCCTTCAAACTCTTCTTTTAATTTTCTAATCAAATTGAAAGCGTCTCTCTTTCTAACAAAATATAAATCATAACCTTCTTTCAATTCATCTTCCCTTGTAATTTTATAATCTAAAATTTTAATTTCCGCATCTACAAAATTTTTCACCGCCTTATTTTTTGGCCTTATTTGTAAAATAGCTTCGAAATAATCAGAACCTGCCCTCGCACATAAAGGACAATTTCTATACTCCACCTCAAGAGGGAATTCAAAATCCTGAACTATTTTACTATTTCCTTTTCTTGCAGTAATATTTATAGAAATATGATTCGGTTTAATTTTAGGTAATAATTCAATTTTAGTTTTTACAATTTCAAAATCAGTTTGAGGTTTAATTTTTATTTTTTTTTCAACAACTTCTTCAAGATCCTTAAACTTCTCCCAATGATCATATTCAAAATACATCTTGCATTTCATGCAAACAATAATCTTAGCCTGTTTAAACAAACTTATAATAGAATTTTTCTCTAAAAAACACTTTTCACAAATTCCCTCAATAAAATTAATATCTTCTGCCTCAGAAATTCCACACTTAGCACAGATTTTCCTAAATTTTACATCTTTATGCATATAGCGTAAGGCACCCCTTTAATTACCATAATATTACCTTTCTCTATATAATTGTTTTTAACTGCAAAATCTACAGATTCCTTACCAACAAAATTAATATCATCAGCACCTTCGCAAATTCTTAACATTTCTTTTTCTCCAGCTTCTTTATCCCCATAAAACCTTTTGCTAACTTCTAATCTTTTATCTGCATCTTCAAAAGTTTTACCAACTAACTCTTTATCACATAAAGCAGCAATAGTTCTTGTCGGAGTTCTATGCCTTTTTATTAATATCATCTTAACCAGTATATCCTGTTTCTCTTTGTTTCTCAAAATCATCCTCTGCAGACCATGCAGAAATTATTTCTTTTAAATAATTCTTTTGTTTTTGTTTTAATTCTTTCCAAGATTTCCACAGTTTGATTATAAAATTAATAGTCTCTTTCTCATCACCCATTTCAGCATAAATACCTTCATGAATGAGTTTAGATAAATCTTTATAATGCTTAAACATCTCTTTCTTGTTTTCATCTGAAATGTGCTTTGCTTCAATCATAGTATGCAAAGAACCAGAAGTCATATTTATCGCAGGTTCAATCATAGAAATATAGTTACTAACATTTGAAAGCATAATCCTTAAAATTGTCCTTGGCAACAACACAATTCTTTCTTCTTTTAACGCACCAATTTCAAATTCATCATTAATATCTTTATATTTAGGCAAGTTAGAATACTTTTCTTTCAAAGATTTATACTCTTCTTCTATATTCATCTTAAATTTTGGCTTTTATAGGTGACTTAGCACCGCAAGCAGTACAAATTAAAAACTGAACCCCATTTTCAGATTCTATCTTAGTATCAGGTTTCTTACAAACATGACATAAAACAAATAAATCTGCATAATCTTGTAATTTTTGATTTATCATACTTGAACTCAATTTCCTTGTAAATACCACTCTTTGCCCATCTATAACTGATGGCGCAGCTAACTCTCTTTGTAAATATTTCATTAAATGTTTTGAATCAACATTCAACGCTTTTGCAATCTGAAAAAAATTACTTACTATGGTTTTATTACCTTCCACATGCCCAGTAACTTTGGGCATCTCAAATCTACTTTTAGTTTTTACAGATGCAGGTAATTGTTCTAAACCTTCACTTAACATAGATTCATAATCATCAGATTTTTTCATAATACTTTCAATCTCCCTGGTTTAATTTCGAATATTTCTCCTTCTTTTAATAATTCCTGAATTAAAGCATCAGCATTATTTCCAAAGTGTTTCACAACTATCTCAGTTGGTGCACCTTCTCCTTTATCTAAGTTGTTAATTATATTAACCATTTTTTGTCTTTCTGAAACTTCTTGAACATTCATATCCTGAATAATCTCTTCTTCAAAAGATTTTGGAGCTTGGTTTATTTTAACTTCTTCTTCCACAGGTTTCACTTCTTTACTAATTGCTTCTAATTCTAATTTTCTTAGTTTGGCCCATTCAGGTTCTAACTTTCTTGCAATTTCTACAATTAAAACTGTTTGATTATTGTTTACTCTTGGTCTTCCTACAATTAAAATCAAATCTCCGGGATTTTTATCTTTTAATATGTGAACATTTTCTGCAAAAACAGTTGCATTGATATTACCTGTACTATCATCTATAGTCAAAGAACAGAAATTTTCACCTTCTCTCTTATCAGTTACAGTTGCTATTATATTTGCCCTAGATATTTTTCTTCTATTTTTAGTTAAAATATAGTTAGGATTCCACCCTTCTTGAACAAAATACTGTCCTTCAAGCAAGTCTTTAATACTTACTTTGTAAGCAACTTGTCTACCTTGTCCGGTTTGTCCATTTTCCTGAAAACCTTGCATTTCTGCCATTTTAACCCTAAAAACCCCTTAAAGATTTATATATCTTTGGAAATTTAACCTCTATATCTTAGCCAAGAAACCTTTCTTTGGCTCATAAAGATCACCCGATCTTTTCAGTTTTTCAATAGCCTCTTCTATTTTATCTGCAGTCAGTCCTCTTTCAGCAGCTTCAGACATTACATCTTCTATTGGAATTGTTTTTCCATATTTTGATTCTAAATCATTAATAATCTCTCTTACAGAAATTATTTTTCCTCTCTGAGAACTACTCATTCCAGTTGAAATTCTATCAATATCAATTTGTCCAGTTTCTGGATCAACACCAACTTGTAACAAACAATGTTTTAGTAATTCAACTGCTCTCTTTGCATCTGCTCTTGTCACACTATCAGATAACCTTATTCTTGCAGCAGCTTCAGCCATTCTTACTAAAGATTCTAATTGTCTTGCTGAAATTGGAATTGGCTTTATATCTCTTTCGCTTGAACTTCCAGAATTTCTTAAGGCAACATAAAAAGATTTTATTTCATCAATCGCACCATCACTTAATCTTGGATTAATATGTTGTTTAGTATAAGCAATATATTTTCTTAAAGTTTGCGTATCCACAGTTATATTCATAGTTGTAGCATCTTGATGAATATTTAAAACATGTTGTGCAATTCTTTCATCAACTTCTTTATTAGGTAAATCTCTTATTGGAAAAATTAAATCAAATCTATTAATTAATGCAGGAGGTAAACTAATCTGAGAAGCAATTGGTGCAAAAGGATCGAATCTTCCTAACTTAGGATTTGCAGCTGCTAAAACAGTGGTTTCTGCTCTTAATGTAGCTTGAATATTTGCTTTAGATATACTAATTTGTTGCTGAGCCATAGCTTCATGCAAAGCAGAAGTATCTTCATCGCTCATCTTATCCATTTCATCTAAACATAATATACCTTTATTTGCTAATACCATAGCACCTGCTTCCAAAGCCCATCCCCTCATAAATTCATCTTTCACAACACTAGCAGTTATACCTGCACCAGATGCAGATCTTCCAGCAATATATCTTGCTTTGGGTGCAGCCTTAGCAACAAAAGTTAACATAGAAGATTTTGCTGCTCCTGGATCTCCGACTAATAAAATATGAATATCTCCCCTTACTGAAGTTCTATCGGGTCTTGTTTTTTTCACACCACCAAACAATAATAAAGTAATTGCTTCTTTCACTTTTTCATGTCCATAAATAGAAGGAGCTATAGCACCAACTAAATTTTCTATTACTTTAGGATCAGCCGCCATTTCTTTTATTCTAACTATATCTTCAGGAGACAAATTAACTTCTGAAAAATCTTCGTGTATTGGTTCAATAAAATTAGCATCCATTGCTAAATCATATCTTGTTGATTGTGCACCGGTAGATAATATTATAGGAACTTCTTTTACAACACCCATAACAAGTATTTTTGAACCGGGAGTTGTCTTCTTTTCCATCTTAGGTTCAACTAAATCTTCTTTTAAGAAAACAGAAAGTCTTTTTGGTTGTTCTCCACCTTCTAAATTTTCTGGAGCTTCTTCAACAACTAATCTCTGAGCATCAACTAAATCCTTAGACAATAATTTAAATTTTCCTTTTCTTCCACATGAACATCTAAATGGTTCTTTAAATCTTGAATCCAATTGTAAAACTGAAATTGTATTTCCACATGAAGGACATTCAAATTTTGCAGTAACTACTTGAGGTCTAACATCAGACGCTTGTCTTACTATACCTTCTATAGAAATAAATTTGGAAAGATGTTTTGATCTTATATCTCTTACAGCCACATATTGTGACTCAGGTAAATTCTTAAATCTTGCTCTAATATTAGATTTTACAAAATCAAACTGACTTATTGCAATTTCAGCAGCTTGTATCAAATCTTCAGGACTATTTAATAATGCTTCAGCTAATTCAACATCATATCTCATCAACTCTTGAAAATCTAAATTTAAACACCTATGGCCTTTTTCAACAGCTTCAGCTAAATCTTTAGAATAAGTAGATTCTACAAACCCTTGAAACTTTTCTATTTGTTCTGATGACTCCATTTAACCCCCCTCTTCTAAATATACAAAAAACTACAACCTAAAAAAAGAAAAAAGTTTAAGAATTTAAGCTTTACCTATTTGCTTTAAATTCTCAATCAGTTTGTCTACCGCTTCGTTTAACTTAGCTTCTGACCTTGTTCCTGTGCAAACTATTTTTCCATTACTAAATAATAAAAAAGTAGCTCTTGTTCCAGGTAATTTATAAACTAACCCTGGAAACTGCTCTGGTTCATACTCTGTATTCTCTAACTCCATAGCTAAAGAGTTTAAATTTAAATCAATACCAATATCTCCAGAAGCAACCATATTTTGAATTTTTATAACCGGTTCTATCTTTATTTTTATATTAATTTTAGCTAAATTCTTTATAATAGCATCAACTGATTCTTTAACCTTTTTCATAGATTTTGCACCAGTTGAAACAATATTACCTGAACTAAAGATTAATGCACTTGTCTTAGGCTCTCTTATTCTCATAACTAATCCTGGGAATTGTTCAGGATTATACTCTGTATTTGGTAATGCCTCGGCAAGTTTTATTAAAGGTACATCATGCTCTAATGAAGCAGAAGCAACAATA
This genomic interval from Candidatus Woesearchaeota archaeon contains the following:
- a CDS encoding TATA-box-binding protein, which gives rise to MVKKEIKIQNIVASASLEHDVPLIKLAEALPNTEYNPEQFPGLVMRIREPKTSALIFSSGNIVSTGAKSMKKVKESVDAIIKNLAKINIKIKIEPVIKIQNMVASGDIGIDLNLNSLAMELENTEYEPEQFPGLVYKLPGTRATFLLFSNGKIVCTGTRSEAKLNEAVDKLIENLKQIGKA
- a CDS encoding RNA-processing protein (similar to yeast Dim2p protein that is essential for 40S ribosomal subunit; structural studies show binding to 3' end of 16S rRNA in complex with archaeal IF2 alpha); this encodes MLIEYNVKIPKERIAVLIGKQAEIKKRLEKRTKIKITVDSESGDVDFDSDDAVKSLVLENVIKAIGRGFNPEIAEILFNEDFCFDIINLKDYVKTKNDFARIKSRLIGRNGGARENLERLSNTNISVYGKTVAIIARFDRIVYTREALISLITGAPHAHVYEYLEKVNHKLEQGKEL
- a CDS encoding DUF424 family protein, producing the protein MILIKRHRTPTRTIAALCDKELVGKTFEDADKRLEVSKRFYGDKEAGEKEMLRICEGADDINFVGKESVDFAVKNNYIEKGNIMVIKGVPYAICIKM
- the eif1A gene encoding translation initiation factor eIF-1A, translated to MSKKKEQEEQEQQAQEEISRVRIPRGNETIGILESRLGSSRTRVRCLDGKTRVCRIPGRLKRKLWVREGNVVLVEPWEYGGDEKGDIIFKYRPTQIAWLKRKEFIKELEVEEEF
- a CDS encoding DUF362 domain-containing protein, giving the protein MEKVSIVECESYNQKEVDNAVRKALLDIQFEFKFGSKVLIKPNLLTSATPKQAITTHPAIVEAVCKLLKTKKCKITIAESTGFFTQEKHLLFGKTGMEDIAKKYGAELLLLEKVAPLTHKAKYQSMDIELPNLFDKYNLIINIPKLKTHMLAQYTGAMKNLYGFVPGGLKQKYHSVGRSSIRFHQILLDIYNIIQPQINIMDGVMGLEGDGPGTGGVPKKAGMIIASRNGAALDCVASESMGFKLDNIPLLRLAKGHHLIPEYEIIGKKKVVNFKKPMVHKGKILTAIYHTIFAGDIADPYVIEEKCTRCGTCARVCPVKCITLKPYPEWDYKKCIHCYCCHENCPYKAIGLRKSFLGKMGLKLKVMYDKIMNKLNKRKK
- a CDS encoding DNA topoisomerase IV subunit A produces the protein MVEIKAREKLENLGKKVVQKIKQGENPYIDVPIRALSNVDYNQKTQKLQLGDKSAKRFFLNVAHAKKFLQTFEVASIAHDLLDKKKHASLRDVFYMAKRTIPGTNVNLVDDQTETDATIEDLELLSDCSREQLHINANKNGSVAGKVIIEDLGDSIDWSRLGSGGWSIPSNVEDIKFKKVEAKYILYMEKAAVWERLHEDKYWEKQKCIIMSSQGQTTRGIRRLLSRLHDEFKLPIYVLTDFDPWGFYIYSVMKFGSISLAHISESQAISDIRFLGITGEDITKYGLQKHLIKMNDNDLKRLDQIAKYEWFEKNKLWQKQFAIMKQLKAKAEIQALSSRGISFISEKYLPEKIKNEDFLD
- a CDS encoding minichromosome maintenance protein MCM, whose product is MESSEQIEKFQGFVESTYSKDLAEAVEKGHRCLNLDFQELMRYDVELAEALLNSPEDLIQAAEIAISQFDFVKSNIRARFKNLPESQYVAVRDIRSKHLSKFISIEGIVRQASDVRPQVVTAKFECPSCGNTISVLQLDSRFKEPFRCSCGRKGKFKLLSKDLVDAQRLVVEEAPENLEGGEQPKRLSVFLKEDLVEPKMEKKTTPGSKILVMGVVKEVPIILSTGAQSTRYDLAMDANFIEPIHEDFSEVNLSPEDIVRIKEMAADPKVIENLVGAIAPSIYGHEKVKEAITLLLFGGVKKTRPDRTSVRGDIHILLVGDPGAAKSSMLTFVAKAAPKARYIAGRSASGAGITASVVKDEFMRGWALEAGAMVLANKGILCLDEMDKMSDEDTSALHEAMAQQQISISKANIQATLRAETTVLAAANPKLGRFDPFAPIASQISLPPALINRFDLIFPIRDLPNKEVDERIAQHVLNIHQDATTMNITVDTQTLRKYIAYTKQHINPRLSDGAIDEIKSFYVALRNSGSSSERDIKPIPISARQLESLVRMAEAAARIRLSDSVTRADAKRAVELLKHCLLQVGVDPETGQIDIDRISTGMSSSQRGKIISVREIINDLESKYGKTIPIEDVMSEAAERGLTADKIEEAIEKLKRSGDLYEPKKGFLAKI
- a CDS encoding DNA topoisomerase VI subunit B, which codes for MAEIKIKAEELAKKQQSISVSDFFTRNRHLLGFDNPRKALLTAIKEAVDNALDAAEEMGVLPSVSIVVKQVGENKFIVIVEDNGPGIVKEQIPHIFARLLYGSKFHKLAQSRGQQGIGISATVLYGQLTTGKPAKIISRISEKKPAHYYELFIDTSTNMPKIVKEYEVEYDKPHGTRVEIELEGIYQKGVRSIDEYLKQTAIANPHVEINYINPDKEQVRYPRATNEKPAQPIEIKPHPYGIELGILIKMLHNTSARTLQSFLTGDFCRVGAVSAKEICEKAKLDTSMKPSVITRDQAEAIMNAIKTTKISAPPTDCIVPIGQELLEKGLKKEISADFYCSTTRSPSVYRGNPFVIEAALAYGGQIDKEGQVQIIRFANKVPLQYQAGACAISKMIGEVNWKPYGLQQSGSNTPIGPVVVVVHMCSVWVPFTSESKEAIAHYPEIMDEIKLALQECGRKLGIYIHKNIRAKEHKAKIGLFEKYIPELAGSLSELTGEQKQQLIDHLQKLLKKNLPSLEMETPNGGNQSTGKA
- a CDS encoding translation initiation factor IF-2 subunit beta; translated protein: MKKSDDYESMLSEGLEQLPASVKTKSRFEMPKVTGHVEGNKTIVSNFFQIAKALNVDSKHLMKYLQRELAAPSVIDGQRVVFTRKLSSSMINQKLQDYADLFVLCHVCKKPDTKIESENGVQFLICTACGAKSPIKAKI